A genomic segment from Paraburkholderia hayleyella encodes:
- a CDS encoding hydroxymethylglutaryl-CoA lyase produces MTLPHAVKIVEVGPRDGLQNEKEFVPTEVKIELINRLSAAGFRNIEAASFVSPKWVPQMADGAEVMAEIERAAGTVYSVLTPNLRGFESAQAASADEVVIFGSASEAFSQKNINCSIAQSIERFAPVVQAAQATGLRVRGSVSCALGCPYQGEVPVAAVVDVVERFAALGCDEIDIADTIGVGTPGRTQAVFHAVSQVFPRERLSGHFHDTYGQALVNIYAALQAGIEIFHASVAGLGGCPYAKGATGNVATEDVLYLMHGLGITTGVDLNAVVAAGDFISTAIGRPNVSRAGKALLARVRNEAGANP; encoded by the coding sequence ATGACGTTGCCTCACGCAGTCAAGATCGTCGAAGTCGGCCCGCGCGACGGGCTGCAAAACGAAAAGGAATTTGTTCCGACTGAAGTCAAGATCGAGCTCATTAACCGGCTCAGCGCTGCCGGCTTTCGCAATATCGAAGCCGCTTCGTTTGTTTCGCCGAAATGGGTGCCGCAAATGGCCGATGGCGCTGAAGTCATGGCCGAGATCGAGCGCGCGGCGGGCACGGTGTACTCGGTGCTGACCCCTAACCTGCGGGGCTTTGAAAGTGCGCAGGCCGCGAGTGCGGATGAGGTCGTGATTTTCGGCTCGGCCAGTGAAGCGTTTTCGCAGAAGAACATCAATTGCAGCATCGCGCAGAGCATCGAGCGTTTCGCTCCCGTGGTGCAGGCTGCGCAGGCGACCGGTTTGCGCGTGCGCGGCAGTGTGTCGTGTGCGCTCGGCTGTCCGTATCAGGGCGAGGTCCCCGTGGCTGCGGTGGTGGACGTGGTCGAACGCTTTGCTGCGCTGGGCTGCGATGAGATCGACATTGCCGACACCATCGGTGTTGGCACGCCCGGCCGGACCCAGGCCGTATTTCATGCGGTATCTCAAGTGTTTCCGCGTGAGCGGTTGTCGGGACATTTCCACGATACCTATGGTCAGGCGCTGGTGAATATCTACGCGGCGCTGCAAGCCGGTATCGAAATTTTTCATGCCTCGGTGGCGGGTCTCGGTGGCTGCCCCTACGCTAAAGGGGCGACCGGCAACGTTGCCACCGAAGACGTGCTGTATCTGATGCACGGGTTGGGCATTACCACGGGCGTGGATTTGAACGCTGTCGTCGCGGCGGGCGATTTTATTTCGACGGCGATTGGCCGGCCTAATGTGTCACGCGCGGGCAAAGCGCTGCTGGCGCGGGTTCGCAACGAAGCCGGGGCGAATCCGTAA
- a CDS encoding sugar phosphate nucleotidyltransferase has translation MQIIVPMSGFGERFRRAGYSVPKPLIEIEGKPIVAHVIDMFPGEQDFVFICNQDHLDNPAYRMESILRQYCPTGRIVGIEPHKLGPVHAVRQIEHLIDLQRPVIVNYCDFTCYWNWPDFKRFVSATACAGAIPAYKGFHPHTLGSTNYAYMRESGGWVQDIQEKQPYTNNRMEEYASSGTYYFASGQIMSDAFRATMEQGLHVNGEYYVSLGYKPLLAANLPVAVYPLQHFMQWGTPGDVAEYNGWSAAFRRLIAPEATPQTPAGSLVIPMAGLGQRFTNEGYTVTKPLIPVSGKPMVAQATHDLPASQAQAFVLRADMPGHEAIAAELQRLYPHAVIEIIPGVTDGQACTARLGLDALERVHGEVAGPVTFGACDNGALYDAAVFRQLADNPEIDVVVWGVRGHANAVRQPQMFGWIEALDGEIRRISVKTPLASPQTDPIILGTFTFRRAEDFRRVVERLIARDGRVNGEFYLDSCINDAIELGLRCQLFEVDSFLSWGTPNDLRTFEYWQSCFHKWAGHPYRLEHDGRVAREALAALEQAYRPSVPELPDART, from the coding sequence GTGCAGATCATTGTTCCGATGTCCGGATTCGGCGAGCGCTTTCGCCGTGCTGGATATTCCGTTCCAAAGCCCTTGATCGAGATCGAGGGAAAGCCGATTGTCGCGCATGTCATTGATATGTTCCCGGGCGAACAAGATTTTGTGTTCATCTGCAATCAGGATCACCTCGATAACCCTGCGTATCGCATGGAGTCGATTCTGCGGCAGTATTGCCCAACCGGACGGATTGTCGGCATCGAGCCGCACAAGCTCGGCCCTGTTCATGCGGTTCGCCAAATAGAGCATTTGATTGATCTTCAGCGGCCGGTGATCGTCAATTATTGCGACTTTACGTGCTATTGGAATTGGCCGGATTTCAAGCGCTTTGTTTCTGCAACAGCCTGTGCTGGTGCAATTCCCGCTTATAAAGGTTTTCACCCGCACACATTGGGTAGCACCAATTACGCGTATATGCGCGAAAGCGGCGGCTGGGTTCAGGATATTCAGGAAAAACAACCCTATACAAATAACCGGATGGAAGAATACGCGTCGAGCGGCACGTATTACTTTGCCTCCGGACAAATCATGAGCGACGCGTTTCGCGCGACGATGGAGCAGGGGCTTCATGTCAATGGCGAGTATTACGTCAGCCTTGGCTATAAACCGCTTCTCGCGGCGAACCTCCCGGTCGCGGTCTATCCACTTCAGCATTTCATGCAGTGGGGCACGCCTGGCGATGTCGCCGAGTACAACGGCTGGTCGGCCGCATTCCGGCGCCTCATCGCACCGGAGGCCACGCCACAGACGCCCGCAGGCTCGCTCGTCATTCCGATGGCCGGTCTCGGCCAGCGCTTCACGAACGAAGGCTATACCGTCACGAAACCGCTGATTCCTGTCTCGGGCAAGCCGATGGTCGCCCAGGCGACGCACGATCTGCCGGCTTCGCAAGCACAGGCCTTCGTGCTGCGCGCGGATATGCCGGGTCATGAGGCAATTGCCGCTGAATTGCAGCGGCTCTATCCGCACGCGGTAATCGAAATCATTCCCGGCGTGACCGACGGCCAGGCATGCACGGCACGGCTCGGTCTGGATGCGCTTGAACGTGTGCATGGCGAGGTGGCTGGCCCGGTGACGTTCGGCGCGTGCGACAACGGTGCGCTTTATGATGCCGCCGTCTTCCGGCAGCTTGCCGACAACCCTGAAATCGACGTCGTGGTGTGGGGCGTGCGCGGCCATGCAAACGCGGTCCGTCAGCCGCAGATGTTCGGCTGGATTGAGGCGCTCGATGGCGAGATTCGCCGGATTTCGGTCAAGACGCCGCTAGCGTCACCGCAGACCGATCCGATCATCCTCGGCACGTTTACGTTCCGGCGCGCGGAGGATTTCCGCCGTGTCGTTGAACGGTTGATTGCGCGCGATGGCCGTGTGAATGGCGAGTTTTACCTCGACTCGTGCATCAACGATGCGATTGAACTGGGTTTGCGCTGTCAACTGTTCGAAGTGGACAGCTTCCTTTCGTGGGGCACGCCGAACGATCTGCGGACGTTCGAATACTGGCAGTCGTGTTTTCACAAATGGGCGGGCCATCCGTATCGGCTGGAGCACGACGGACGCGTCGCGCGCGAAGCGCTCGCCGCGCTCGAACAAGCGTACAGGCCCAGCGTTCCCGAATTGCCTGATGCACGGACATGA
- a CDS encoding YbaK/EbsC family protein: MNLHSLSPDAASSSDSCNALPEAAQRVARLLRERGHSGHIVLLAETGRTSAEAAAGLGCAVAQIAKSILFRRLDDDAPVLVVASGANRVDEKKVAAQVGPIGRADAKFVREKTGYAIGGVCPIGHAVAPVTLIDADLLALDSLWAAAGHPHAVFNLSPEELLALTGAAASEVALREPGE; the protein is encoded by the coding sequence ATGAATCTGCACTCTCTTTCGCCGGATGCGGCATCTTCATCCGATTCTTGCAACGCGCTACCCGAGGCGGCGCAGCGTGTGGCGCGTTTGCTGCGCGAGCGCGGCCACAGCGGACATATTGTGCTGCTCGCCGAGACGGGCAGAACTTCAGCCGAAGCCGCAGCGGGGCTTGGCTGCGCTGTGGCGCAGATCGCCAAGTCGATCCTCTTTCGTCGCCTGGACGACGATGCGCCGGTTCTGGTCGTGGCGAGCGGCGCTAATCGCGTCGACGAGAAAAAGGTCGCCGCACAAGTGGGTCCAATTGGGCGGGCCGATGCGAAGTTTGTCCGCGAAAAGACGGGTTATGCGATTGGCGGAGTGTGTCCGATTGGCCATGCGGTGGCGCCCGTGACGCTGATCGATGCGGATTTGCTCGCGCTCGATAGCCTCTGGGCGGCAGCGGGGCATCCGCATGCGGTGTTTAACCTGTCGCCGGAGGAATTGCTGGCGCTGACGGGGGCCGCGGCGAGCGAGGTGGCGTTACGTGAGCCTGGTGAGTGA